In one Arachis duranensis cultivar V14167 chromosome 9, aradu.V14167.gnm2.J7QH, whole genome shotgun sequence genomic region, the following are encoded:
- the LOC107464614 gene encoding RPM1-interacting protein 4 — MTQRSHVPKFGNWESGENVPYTAYFDKARKDRTGTKMINPNDPEENPDLSFDNSSSDQLPPVKLRADSEHPSGKGSARSSHELQKSNDDGNPKPFVDSPARQAGHGVGSADNRRRPSRQSTGSEYSIERSPLHRQARAPGRDSPSWEGKNSYDSSHGTPGRSRLRPANRGDETPDKGAAVPKFGEWDVSNPASADGYTHIFNKVREERQGGAGVTPGTPNQRPHLIRNQPSNDKAQCCCFWWSNK; from the exons ATGACA CAACGTTCTCATGTACCAAAATTTGGCAATTGGGAAAGTGGAGAAAATGTTCCTTATACAGCTTATTTTGACAAGGCCCGGAAAGATCGAACAGGCACGAAGATGATAAACCCGAATGACCCTGAGGAGAATCCGGATTTATCATTTGATAATTCATCATCTGATCAGCTACCTCCGGTCAAACTGAGAGCTGATTCAGAGCATCCATCTGGAAAGGGATCAGCGAGATCATCACATGAGTTACAGAAGAGCAACGATGACGGTAATCCTAAGCCTTTTGTTGACTCTCCTGCTCGTCAAGCAGGCCATGGAGTAGGTTCTGCTGATAACCGCAGAAGACCTTCTAGACAAAGTACTGGTTCTGAATACAGCATTGAACGTTCTCCCCTTCATCGCCAGGCTAGAGCCCCCGGCAGGGATAGTCCATCATGGGAAGGAAAGAATTCCTATGATAGCAGCCACGGAACACCAGGAAGATCTCGGTTAAGACCAGCCAATCGTGGCGATGAAACT CCTGACAAAGGAGCAGCTGTTCCAAAGTTTGGTGAGTGGGATGTTAGTAACCCTGCATCAGCTGATGGCTATACTCACATTTTTAACAAAGTGAGGGAGGAGAGACAGGGTGGAGCTGGAGTTACTCCAGGAACACCTAACCAGAGACCACACCTTATCCGGAACCAACCTAGCAATGACAAAGCACAG TGTTGCTGCTTTTGGTGGAGCAACAAATGA